The Lutibacter sp. Hel_I_33_5 genome has a window encoding:
- a CDS encoding amidohydrolase, translating to MKSKSTLEIALIQSDLIWENPSENRKVFEEKINTISSSIDLIILPEMFATGFTMNAENVAETMNGKTVLWMQKIAQQKHTAITGSLIIEEESKFYNRLLFVFPSGKIEFYDKKHTFTLAGENKVFTAGKNHTIIDYKEWKINPLICYDLRFPVWARNTQNYDLLLYVASWPKPRINAWDTLLKARAIENMSYTIGVNRVGKDANNYEYSGHSACYDSLGKELCFNKNNETVLLVSLDKESQNNTRKRFRFLDDKDNFEFL from the coding sequence TTGAAATCTAAATCTACTTTAGAAATTGCACTTATTCAATCTGATTTGATTTGGGAAAATCCTTCTGAAAACAGAAAAGTTTTTGAAGAGAAAATTAATACGATTTCTTCTTCTATTGATTTAATTATTCTGCCCGAAATGTTTGCTACAGGTTTTACTATGAATGCAGAAAATGTTGCTGAAACTATGAATGGAAAGACTGTTTTGTGGATGCAAAAAATTGCGCAACAAAAACATACAGCTATAACTGGAAGTTTAATTATTGAAGAAGAATCTAAATTCTATAACCGTCTATTGTTTGTGTTTCCTTCAGGAAAAATTGAATTTTACGATAAGAAACACACCTTTACTTTAGCTGGTGAAAACAAAGTATTTACTGCAGGAAAAAATCATACTATTATTGATTATAAAGAATGGAAAATTAATCCACTAATTTGTTATGATTTGCGCTTTCCTGTTTGGGCAAGAAATACTCAAAACTACGATTTGTTATTGTATGTTGCAAGTTGGCCAAAACCAAGAATTAATGCTTGGGACACGTTATTAAAAGCACGTGCTATTGAAAATATGTCTTATACAATTGGCGTTAACCGTGTTGGTAAAGATGCTAATAATTACGAATATTCAGGGCATTCTGCTTGTTACGATTCTTTAGGAAAAGAACTATGTTTCAACAAAAATAACGAAACTGTTTTATTAGTTTCTTTAGATAAAGAAAGTCAAAATAACACTCGAAAAAGATTTCGATTTTTAGATGATAAAGATAATTTTGAATTCCTTTAA
- a CDS encoding PD-(D/E)XK nuclease family protein, whose product MQSFISETLDDILKSTTSFENVVFVLPSQRAGVFVKNTLKDKISTGFLPQILNIEQFVSEISEIKKIDSIQLLFHFYAIYKEIEGKPDSFDVFSSWAITVLQDFNEVDQHLINSKEIFIYLRDIERLRKWSVKGTFKETELMKDHYSFMEKLGEYYTAFYQFLINNKKGYQGVLYREATNKVAGFIEKNIHKKFFFIGFNALNKSEEFLFQRFLETGKSQVYWDIDISFLKSNHQAGNFIRKYKSKWKYYEKNALKIVGNNFSTPKNIQVIGASKNITQVKHSGEILQNFSNHNNTALVLADETLLPITLNSLPKNVEAINITMGYPLKDIPTSNLIFAVFQLFLTQDKLQKSASNQFYYKDVLRFIKHANIYKLFSEQNIAIDVILDKTIIARNSMFVDVETIESISKKLTNKEVLLSIFNPFNGISDFLERIINLINLIKENTTDLEKEYLYRFYTAFRQLQNLHSEFHFIQDLKTLHQFFIQLIQSESLSFQGEPLQGLQLMGMLETRVLDFENVIITSVNEGILPANSKQNSFIPFDVKTEFNLPTYREKDAIFSYHFFRLIQRAKNIFILYNTENDAFGGGEKSRFITQLEMMNIHIDQKIVSPKVVSSSIDLKEFKKNEEVSNRLKELAEKGLSPSAITNYLYNPIAFYKQKILKIKEFEDVEETVAVNTMGTVVHETLEELYKPFIGRFLTFDDVSAMQKKVKNLVEKHFAIQFKNGDLKTGKNRLIFEVANRFVVNFLKQESAILKDEKNTLKIIATEQNLKTDISIDGIDFPIKIHGQVDRIDELNGVTRIIDYKTGMVKASDLKITDFTSIQDYKYNKSIQVLLYAFLYTQNENYDFNTPLEAGIISFKNLKSGFLKMNFSSNYRTPDNLITQEKLDEFMEEIKSLILEIYNPEISFKEPLELAF is encoded by the coding sequence ATGCAATCTTTTATTTCAGAAACTTTAGATGATATTTTAAAAAGTACAACTTCTTTTGAAAATGTGGTTTTTGTTTTGCCATCACAACGTGCAGGAGTTTTTGTAAAAAACACCTTAAAAGATAAAATTTCGACAGGTTTTTTACCTCAGATTTTAAATATTGAGCAATTTGTTAGTGAGATTTCTGAAATCAAAAAAATTGATTCGATTCAATTATTATTTCATTTTTATGCTATTTATAAAGAGATAGAGGGCAAACCAGATTCTTTTGATGTTTTTTCTTCATGGGCTATTACAGTGTTACAAGATTTTAATGAAGTAGATCAACATTTAATTAATTCTAAAGAAATATTTATCTATTTAAGAGATATTGAGCGCTTAAGAAAATGGTCTGTAAAAGGAACTTTTAAAGAAACCGAACTCATGAAAGATCACTATTCTTTTATGGAAAAACTAGGTGAATATTATACTGCTTTTTATCAATTTTTAATCAATAACAAAAAAGGATATCAAGGAGTTTTATATAGAGAAGCAACGAATAAAGTAGCAGGTTTTATTGAAAAAAACATACATAAAAAATTCTTTTTTATAGGATTTAACGCATTAAATAAATCAGAAGAATTCTTATTTCAACGGTTTTTAGAAACAGGAAAATCTCAAGTTTATTGGGATATTGATATCTCATTTTTAAAGTCAAATCATCAAGCAGGAAATTTTATAAGAAAATATAAAAGTAAGTGGAAATATTATGAAAAGAATGCGTTGAAAATAGTTGGAAATAATTTTTCAACTCCAAAAAATATTCAGGTAATTGGCGCATCAAAAAATATTACACAAGTAAAACATTCGGGAGAAATCTTACAAAACTTCTCTAATCATAATAATACTGCATTGGTTTTAGCAGATGAAACTTTATTACCAATCACCTTAAATTCTTTGCCAAAAAATGTAGAAGCGATTAATATTACGATGGGATATCCGTTAAAAGATATTCCGACAAGTAATTTAATCTTTGCTGTTTTTCAGTTGTTTTTAACTCAAGATAAATTACAGAAATCAGCATCAAATCAATTCTATTATAAAGATGTTCTGCGATTTATAAAACATGCTAATATTTATAAATTATTTTCTGAACAAAATATTGCTATTGATGTAATTTTAGATAAAACTATTATAGCTCGGAACTCAATGTTTGTTGATGTGGAAACTATTGAATCCATCAGTAAAAAACTGACAAATAAAGAAGTTTTATTATCGATTTTTAATCCCTTCAACGGAATTTCTGATTTTTTAGAGAGAATTATTAACCTAATCAACCTTATAAAAGAAAATACGACCGATTTAGAAAAGGAGTATTTGTACCGTTTTTATACGGCATTTAGACAATTACAAAATTTGCATTCAGAGTTTCATTTTATCCAAGATTTAAAGACCTTACATCAATTTTTTATACAATTAATTCAGTCGGAAAGTTTGTCTTTTCAAGGAGAACCATTACAAGGTTTACAATTAATGGGAATGTTAGAAACACGTGTTTTAGATTTTGAAAACGTAATTATTACCTCTGTAAACGAAGGAATTTTACCTGCAAATAGTAAGCAAAATTCTTTTATCCCTTTTGATGTAAAAACAGAATTTAATTTACCGACTTATCGAGAAAAAGATGCAATCTTTTCGTATCATTTTTTTAGGTTGATACAAAGGGCTAAAAACATTTTCATTTTATATAATACCGAAAATGATGCTTTTGGTGGCGGTGAAAAAAGTAGATTTATCACACAATTAGAAATGATGAATATTCATATTGATCAGAAAATTGTGAGTCCAAAAGTAGTATCATCATCTATAGATTTAAAAGAATTTAAAAAGAATGAAGAAGTATCAAATCGACTAAAAGAATTAGCAGAAAAAGGACTTTCTCCATCAGCAATTACCAATTATTTATATAATCCAATTGCTTTTTACAAACAGAAAATTTTAAAAATTAAAGAGTTTGAGGATGTTGAAGAAACGGTTGCAGTAAATACAATGGGAACCGTAGTTCATGAAACGTTAGAGGAATTATACAAACCTTTTATTGGGCGATTTTTAACTTTTGATGATGTGTCTGCAATGCAAAAAAAGGTCAAAAATTTGGTTGAAAAACATTTTGCAATTCAATTTAAAAATGGCGATTTAAAAACAGGTAAAAATAGATTGATTTTTGAAGTAGCAAATCGATTTGTTGTAAACTTTTTAAAACAAGAATCAGCAATTTTAAAAGATGAAAAAAATACACTTAAAATTATTGCGACTGAACAAAATTTAAAAACGGATATTTCTATTGACGGAATTGATTTTCCAATAAAAATTCATGGGCAAGTAGATAGAATTGACGAATTGAATGGCGTTACCAGAATTATTGATTATAAAACAGGAATGGTAAAAGCGTCTGATTTAAAAATCACTGACTTTACGAGTATTCAAGATTATAAATATAATAAATCGATACAAGTATTGCTGTATGCTTTTTTATATACTCAAAACGAAAACTACGATTTTAATACACCGTTAGAAGCTGGAATTATTTCTTTTAAAAACTTAAAAAGCGGCTTTTTAAAAATGAATTTTTCTTCAAACTATAGAACTCCAGATAATTTAATTACACAAGAAAAATTAGATGAATTTATGGAGGAAATAAAATCATTGATTTTAGAAATCTACAATCCAGAAATATCGTTTAAGGAACCTTTAGAATTGGCTTTTTAA
- a CDS encoding universal stress protein: MKHILVPIGSSENAVSTLQYAIDFAAEFNADVFVFRAYNVQTKAGTIINVDSIIERETNLYLRTIVKSVDTKKVAVKLIAAKGSVIDSINAVHKELTIDLIVTGPKSNSIKEEVFLGNTSGSIVKQTEIPVLVVPHGFTFSPVKRVLTAFKSGIINKSKVLSPLKDIKDTFKADVNLLLVKTPSYTEEDLEINENLKSLENKLTVSENATTFQGVLEHFRSNNPDMLCVFRRKRGFFKKLWEKNTILKSEFYCTIPLLVLSGQE, from the coding sequence ATGAAACATATTTTAGTTCCTATTGGATCCTCAGAAAACGCAGTAAGCACCTTGCAATACGCTATTGATTTTGCTGCAGAATTTAATGCAGATGTTTTTGTTTTTAGAGCCTATAATGTGCAAACAAAAGCAGGAACTATTATAAATGTTGATAGTATTATTGAACGTGAAACGAACTTGTATTTACGTACAATTGTAAAATCTGTAGACACAAAAAAGGTAGCTGTAAAATTAATTGCTGCTAAAGGAAGTGTAATTGATAGTATTAATGCGGTTCATAAAGAATTAACGATTGATTTAATAGTTACAGGACCAAAAAGTAATTCGATTAAGGAAGAGGTGTTTTTAGGAAATACTTCTGGAAGTATTGTAAAGCAGACAGAAATTCCTGTTTTAGTAGTTCCTCATGGATTTACTTTTTCGCCAGTAAAAAGAGTGTTAACTGCTTTTAAATCTGGGATTATTAATAAAAGTAAAGTTTTAAGTCCTCTTAAAGATATTAAAGATACATTTAAAGCTGATGTGAATTTATTATTAGTAAAAACACCTTCTTATACAGAAGAAGATTTAGAAATTAATGAAAACTTAAAATCGTTAGAAAACAAGCTAACGGTTTCAGAAAATGCGACAACATTCCAGGGAGTTTTAGAACATTTTAGATCTAACAATCCAGATATGTTATGTGTATTTAGACGTAAACGAGGCTTCTTTAAAAAATTATGGGAAAAGAATACAATTTTAAAATCTGAATTTTATTGTACTATTCCTTTGTTAGTTTTAAGTGGGCAAGAGTAA
- a CDS encoding MATE family efflux transporter encodes MKTDISFKSINKLAMPALIAGIAEPILSITDTAIVGNIDTNATESLAAVGIVGAFISMLVWIFGQIRSAISSIISQYVGANKLDEVKTLPAQATLILVATSFLVLLITYPFAKQIFQFYNARGLILDFSITYYKIRIFGFPFSLFVFAIFGTFRGLQNTFYPMIIAIIGAILNIFLDVILVYGIEGYIPEMHIEGAAYASVLAQITMAIIAGVLLLKKTSISLKFTLPLNVELRRLLGMVANLFIRTLALNIALYFGTSFATAYGNEYIAAYTIGLNIWFLGAFMIDGYSSAGNILSGKLLGAKEYDTLVKLSNKLLIYGIATGTILAILGFIGYEAIGRIFTKEETVLREFYNVFWIVLAMQPLCAVTFIFDAIFKGMGEMKYLRNLLLVATFLVFIPSVFFFDSLEYHLYGIWITFILWIAARGFPLIYKFRRKFLPLAQKM; translated from the coding sequence TTGAAAACAGATATTAGTTTTAAGAGTATAAATAAGTTAGCGATGCCTGCATTAATTGCTGGTATTGCAGAACCTATACTTTCTATTACTGATACTGCAATTGTTGGGAATATTGATACAAATGCTACCGAAAGTTTGGCTGCCGTTGGAATTGTTGGTGCATTTATTTCGATGCTTGTTTGGATTTTCGGACAAATAAGAAGCGCTATATCATCTATAATTTCACAATATGTTGGCGCAAATAAATTGGATGAAGTAAAAACCTTACCAGCGCAAGCAACATTAATTTTAGTCGCAACAAGCTTTTTAGTTTTATTAATTACTTATCCTTTTGCAAAACAAATTTTTCAGTTTTATAACGCAAGAGGATTAATTTTAGATTTTTCTATTACCTATTATAAAATAAGAATTTTTGGGTTTCCTTTTTCCTTATTTGTTTTTGCCATTTTCGGAACTTTTAGAGGATTACAAAACACTTTTTATCCAATGATAATTGCCATTATTGGCGCAATTTTAAACATCTTTTTAGATGTCATTTTAGTGTATGGAATTGAAGGATATATCCCCGAAATGCATATTGAAGGTGCAGCATACGCAAGTGTTTTAGCACAAATTACGATGGCAATTATTGCTGGAGTTTTATTACTAAAGAAAACATCAATTTCATTAAAATTCACATTGCCTCTTAATGTAGAATTAAGGCGATTATTAGGCATGGTTGCAAATTTATTTATTAGAACTTTAGCTTTAAATATTGCTTTATATTTCGGAACATCATTCGCAACAGCTTATGGAAACGAATACATTGCAGCGTATACAATCGGGTTAAACATATGGTTTCTAGGAGCTTTTATGATTGATGGATATTCATCCGCAGGAAATATTTTATCAGGAAAATTATTAGGTGCAAAAGAGTATGATACATTAGTCAAACTGAGCAATAAATTATTGATTTACGGAATTGCTACAGGAACAATTTTAGCTATTTTAGGATTTATTGGTTATGAAGCCATTGGTAGAATTTTCACAAAAGAAGAAACTGTTTTAAGAGAGTTTTACAACGTTTTTTGGATTGTTTTAGCAATGCAACCTTTATGTGCGGTAACTTTTATTTTTGATGCTATTTTTAAAGGAATGGGAGAAATGAAGTATTTAAGAAACCTTTTATTAGTTGCAACATTTCTAGTTTTTATTCCTTCTGTTTTCTTTTTTGATTCTTTAGAGTATCATTTATACGGAATTTGGATTACCTTTATTTTATGGATTGCAGCAAGAGGTTTTCCTTTAATTTATAAATTTAGAAGAAAGTTTTTACCGCTTGCGCAAAAAATGTAA
- a CDS encoding enoyl-CoA hydratase/isomerase family protein, translated as MTTNRQNGSLYTSIQQQVATVEFGHPASNSFPSILLDRLTKELNKLSENDAISVIVLKSEGERAFCAGASFDELIAISNLEEGKKFFSGFANVINAMRTCSKIIIGRVHGKAVGGGVGLAAACDYVLASENAAIKLSELTIGIGPFVIASAVERKIGVAGLAELTLDASNWKNAYWAKEKGLYAKVYDDVNTLDKEVEILSEKLASYNPEALSEMKKTLWKGTDNWGSLLIERAEVSGKLVLSEFTKKALEKFKK; from the coding sequence ATGACCACAAATAGACAAAACGGAAGTTTATATACCAGTATTCAGCAACAAGTAGCTACGGTAGAATTTGGTCATCCAGCAAGCAATTCTTTCCCTAGTATTTTGTTAGATCGATTAACAAAAGAACTAAATAAGTTATCTGAAAATGATGCTATTTCTGTTATTGTTTTAAAATCAGAAGGAGAAAGAGCTTTTTGTGCTGGTGCTTCTTTTGATGAATTAATTGCTATTTCTAACTTAGAAGAAGGGAAAAAATTCTTTTCTGGTTTTGCAAATGTTATCAATGCAATGCGTACTTGTTCTAAAATTATTATTGGTAGAGTTCATGGAAAAGCAGTTGGTGGTGGTGTTGGTTTAGCAGCAGCTTGCGATTATGTTTTAGCATCTGAAAATGCTGCAATAAAATTATCAGAATTAACCATCGGAATTGGTCCTTTTGTGATTGCATCTGCGGTAGAACGTAAAATTGGAGTCGCTGGTTTAGCAGAATTAACTTTAGATGCTAGTAATTGGAAAAATGCCTATTGGGCAAAAGAAAAAGGATTATATGCTAAAGTTTATGATGATGTAAACACGTTGGATAAAGAAGTTGAAATCTTATCAGAAAAACTAGCTTCTTACAATCCAGAGGCTTTATCAGAAATGAAAAAAACTTTGTGGAAAGGAACTGATAATTGGGGTTCTTTATTAATTGAAAGAGCAGAAGTTTCTGGAAAATTGGTATTGTCTGAGTTCACAAAAAAAGCATTAGAAAAGTTTAAAAAGTAG
- a CDS encoding 6-carboxytetrahydropterin synthase encodes MSTIRITKQFNFETGHALYGYDGKCKNVHGHSYKLSVTVSGQPITDNSNVKFGMVIDFSDLKKIVKEEIVDLFDHATVFNKNTPHVELAKELKDRGHHVILVDYQPTSEMMVIDFAKKIKKRLPENINLFSLKLQETDTSFAEWFASDQ; translated from the coding sequence ATGAGTACTATTAGAATTACCAAACAATTCAATTTTGAAACAGGCCATGCTTTGTATGGGTATGATGGAAAATGTAAGAACGTTCACGGGCATTCTTACAAACTTTCAGTAACTGTTTCTGGTCAGCCTATTACAGATAACTCTAATGTAAAATTTGGAATGGTTATCGATTTTTCTGATTTAAAGAAAATTGTAAAAGAAGAAATTGTTGATTTGTTTGATCACGCAACTGTGTTTAATAAAAACACGCCGCATGTAGAATTAGCGAAAGAATTAAAAGACAGAGGGCATCATGTTATTTTAGTTGATTATCAGCCAACAAGTGAAATGATGGTGATCGATTTTGCTAAAAAAATTAAAAAAAGATTACCTGAAAACATCAATTTATTTTCTCTTAAACTACAAGAAACGGATACTAGTTTTGCAGAATGGTTTGCAAGTGATCAATAA
- the pth gene encoding aminoacyl-tRNA hydrolase, which produces MKKYLIVGLGNIGEKYENTRHNIGFKIVDEVADEHNVNFETEKLGDIAQFRFKGRTFILLKPSTYMNLSGKSVKYWMQKEKIGIDNILIITDDLNIDFGTIRLKGKGSDGGHNGLKDIQDKLATNKYPRFRFGVGGNYSKGRQVDFVLGEWNKEETSQLIERLPTSAKIITSFGTAGLANTMNTFNGK; this is translated from the coding sequence ATGAAAAAATATTTAATTGTTGGCTTGGGTAACATTGGCGAAAAGTATGAAAATACACGTCATAATATCGGTTTTAAAATTGTTGATGAAGTTGCAGACGAACACAATGTAAATTTTGAAACTGAAAAACTTGGAGACATTGCGCAGTTTAGGTTTAAAGGAAGAACTTTTATCCTATTAAAACCATCTACTTATATGAATTTAAGCGGAAAATCTGTAAAATATTGGATGCAAAAAGAAAAGATTGGGATCGATAATATTCTAATTATTACAGATGATTTAAACATCGATTTTGGCACGATTCGACTAAAAGGAAAAGGTAGTGATGGCGGTCATAATGGATTAAAAGACATTCAAGATAAATTAGCTACTAACAAATACCCGAGATTTCGATTTGGAGTAGGTGGTAATTACTCAAAAGGCAGACAAGTAGATTTTGTTTTAGGAGAATGGAATAAAGAGGAAACGAGTCAATTAATTGAACGACTTCCTACTTCGGCAAAAATTATTACTTCTTTTGGTACTGCAGGTTTAGCTAATACGATGAATACTTTTAACGGTAAATAA